Proteins from a genomic interval of Hydrogenophaga sp. PAMC20947:
- a CDS encoding pilus assembly protein — protein MFWQRGQATTELIVALFVLIPLFFMSVYVFKYFDMKQSAIQASRYAAFERSWDPKKTIKSDAVLAEEVQARFFSTKHHIAYQDRPGQLTDQDRVPLWTDLTQANLLAQFTDVQLRWDNSQSLTAGVANLPTSFGGSLLSLPDHKIFKAQVNVPVANVAHFDALSSLNLTLPAATAIGAGSWSSSGATSGDQNTCDTVKRLVPTSWDLAGAGDLVRTVISTVVGIFERNDIELGIVKPDIVPEGSLRANGDLQAWTNVPVASQKNNAIKCP, from the coding sequence TTGTTTTGGCAGCGAGGCCAAGCCACCACCGAGTTGATTGTGGCTTTGTTTGTGCTGATCCCCCTGTTCTTCATGTCGGTCTACGTTTTCAAATATTTCGATATGAAGCAGTCGGCCATTCAGGCCAGTCGCTACGCCGCATTTGAGCGCAGTTGGGACCCCAAGAAGACCATTAAATCAGATGCCGTATTGGCAGAAGAAGTGCAGGCGCGGTTTTTCTCCACGAAGCACCATATCGCTTACCAGGATCGCCCCGGTCAATTGACCGATCAGGATCGGGTACCGCTGTGGACCGACCTGACACAGGCCAACTTGCTGGCCCAGTTCACCGACGTGCAACTTCGATGGGACAACAGCCAGTCTTTGACGGCAGGGGTGGCCAATTTGCCCACATCGTTTGGCGGAAGCCTGCTGTCCTTGCCCGACCACAAAATCTTCAAAGCCCAGGTGAATGTGCCCGTGGCCAACGTAGCCCACTTTGATGCATTGAGCAGTTTGAACCTGACACTGCCTGCTGCCACGGCCATTGGTGCCGGTAGCTGGTCCTCCAGTGGCGCGACGTCGGGTGATCAAAACACTTGTGACACCGTGAAGCGTCTGGTACCCACCTCGTGGGATCTGGCTGGCGCTGGCGATCTTGTGCGAACGGTGATCTCTACAGTCGTGGGCATCTTCGAAAGAAATGACATTGAGCTGGGCATTGTGAAACCCGACATCGTGCCCGAGGGCAGTTTGCGCGCCAATGGCGATCTGCAAGCCTGGACCAACGTGCCTGTGGCCAGCCAGAAAAACAACGCCATCAAATGCCCTTGA
- a CDS encoding pilus assembly protein TadG-related protein: MTSPDQADIRPCPDATRGSRSLGAPARRVTWAKQNGPSVAVNKAFALPCVPATAIKRLRGQTVLWFLGLIATMAVVSVGVYSVGQVTSEKQKIVNAADAAAYSGALVQARALNMVAYGNRAEIANEVFLAQVISLQSWMRYMETTIESAKYVAAAFSWTGVGAAVYSVLNTVEQVMSSANQAYEAFPPAAAALVEGYATGLSAASRLILNGPAMALAAKQAGDNVLRANVANQNGASDTAPVSIYGVELGALNIISWNQAFAEYTQSKLIHNSSDGRKTAADILLASRDAFSENRVGPSTYLLRLLWGSASIGFCPAVEFGSSRDGVTQLKDYERWEAQDTSEYYVAKGVKCRKKGVPFGWGRSTIADQETQGESRTSPHRNAGSLAYSDNPATNQGWSGVKALFDLDRDQTNGRPKKEEFNFYFAAAKPKASVKTADQMGIYQADSAAMNLGNTKMDPKTLGDQIAATSGARVFFARPWRDNRDFTGTPLFRADQHKEVGSLYNPYWQARLATPSWEAVLATYQGNLPISVFSQNSDVLP, encoded by the coding sequence GTGACTTCACCCGACCAAGCTGATATCCGTCCGTGTCCCGACGCAACCCGCGGCTCCCGCAGTCTCGGCGCGCCGGCGCGCCGGGTCACGTGGGCCAAACAAAATGGGCCATCGGTCGCGGTAAATAAGGCGTTTGCGCTGCCGTGCGTTCCAGCCACTGCAATCAAGCGGCTTCGAGGGCAAACAGTCTTGTGGTTCCTGGGCCTGATCGCGACCATGGCCGTGGTCAGCGTGGGCGTGTACAGCGTGGGCCAGGTCACTTCAGAAAAGCAAAAAATCGTCAATGCCGCCGACGCCGCCGCCTATTCGGGCGCCCTGGTGCAGGCCCGTGCGTTGAACATGGTTGCTTACGGCAATCGGGCTGAAATCGCCAATGAGGTGTTTTTGGCCCAGGTGATCAGCCTGCAGTCGTGGATGCGGTATATGGAAACCACGATTGAAAGCGCCAAGTACGTCGCGGCAGCGTTTTCCTGGACTGGAGTGGGTGCTGCCGTCTACTCGGTATTGAACACGGTCGAGCAAGTGATGAGTTCCGCCAATCAGGCCTATGAAGCCTTCCCCCCTGCTGCTGCCGCACTTGTTGAGGGCTATGCCACAGGGCTCAGTGCTGCATCCCGACTGATACTGAACGGTCCGGCTATGGCACTCGCTGCCAAGCAAGCAGGCGACAACGTGCTGAGGGCCAATGTGGCAAATCAGAACGGGGCTTCTGATACTGCACCCGTCTCTATCTATGGTGTTGAATTGGGTGCACTGAATATCATCTCCTGGAATCAGGCCTTCGCCGAATACACCCAATCTAAACTAATTCACAACAGCAGCGACGGTCGCAAGACTGCCGCAGATATTTTGCTGGCTTCGCGCGATGCCTTTTCAGAGAATCGCGTAGGTCCATCAACCTATTTGTTGCGGCTTTTATGGGGGTCGGCAAGTATTGGATTTTGCCCTGCAGTGGAGTTTGGATCGTCAAGAGATGGCGTCACGCAATTGAAAGACTATGAACGATGGGAAGCGCAAGACACTTCAGAATATTACGTGGCCAAAGGTGTGAAATGCAGGAAAAAAGGGGTTCCATTCGGATGGGGCCGTTCGACGATTGCAGATCAGGAGACGCAAGGCGAAAGCCGAACCAGTCCGCACAGAAATGCAGGATCACTGGCCTATAGCGACAACCCGGCAACCAATCAAGGCTGGTCGGGGGTAAAAGCCTTGTTTGATTTGGATCGCGACCAGACCAACGGGCGCCCAAAAAAAGAAGAGTTCAATTTCTATTTTGCCGCCGCCAAGCCAAAGGCCAGCGTTAAAACAGCCGATCAAATGGGGATCTATCAGGCCGACAGTGCAGCCATGAATCTGGGCAATACCAAGATGGATCCCAAAACACTGGGCGACCAAATTGCCGCGACAAGTGGCGCCCGCGTGTTCTTCGCGAGGCCCTGGCGGGACAACCGCGACTTCACCGGCACGCCGCTGTTTCGAGCCGATCAGCACAAAGAAGTGGGAAGCCTGTACAACCCCTACTGGCAAGCCCGATTGGCGACACCTTCATGGGAAGCCGTCCTCGCGACCTACCAGGGCAACCTCCCAATCTCCGTCTTTTCCCAGAACTCCGACGTATTGCCTTGA
- a CDS encoding OmpA family protein, producing MVVAILATAVHAGGQNPDGFNTPGGYNIVRSETTDYGVSLARVVFQCLEKNAWVTCTPKLGPYSDAGVPKLEGRIEQVSYKAEKAGSSGILLFRNYERVISEMGGQLVARMFGHNERSGKLRFLFLIPGAQKKWVLFETWGLSDGEMNLTVITSADVPNVLTAGELKSQLDTAGFATLNINFDTNKTLVRDEDKPALDQVRDLLVSSPSLRLSVDGHTDNVGGTAANKQLSQGRANAIVEYLKRSGIEASRLKPQGFGAEAPIADNRTEEGRGKNRRVELVKLP from the coding sequence TTGGTAGTTGCCATTCTTGCGACGGCTGTGCATGCCGGCGGACAAAACCCAGACGGTTTCAACACGCCCGGCGGCTACAACATCGTCAGAAGCGAGACAACCGACTATGGCGTTTCTTTGGCACGTGTCGTGTTTCAGTGCCTGGAAAAAAATGCCTGGGTCACCTGTACCCCCAAGCTCGGTCCTTACAGCGATGCAGGGGTGCCCAAGTTGGAGGGGCGGATCGAGCAAGTCAGCTACAAGGCAGAGAAAGCCGGCAGTTCTGGAATCCTGCTGTTCCGCAACTACGAGCGGGTCATCAGCGAAATGGGTGGCCAGCTGGTTGCGAGAATGTTCGGTCACAACGAACGCTCCGGAAAGCTTCGCTTTCTCTTCCTGATCCCCGGTGCGCAGAAGAAGTGGGTTCTGTTTGAAACCTGGGGCCTGTCAGACGGTGAGATGAACCTGACCGTCATTACCAGCGCCGATGTGCCGAACGTGCTGACGGCAGGCGAGCTCAAGAGTCAGCTCGACACAGCAGGATTCGCCACGCTCAACATCAATTTCGACACCAACAAGACCCTGGTTCGAGATGAAGATAAACCCGCACTTGATCAAGTGCGGGATCTGCTCGTGAGTTCGCCGTCGCTGAGGCTGTCCGTAGATGGACATACCGACAACGTGGGTGGCACCGCTGCAAACAAGCAACTGTCGCAAGGCCGCGCCAACGCGATTGTGGAATACCTGAAACGCTCCGGAATCGAGGCCTCCCGCCTCAAGCCGCAAGGTTTCGGCGCAGAGGCGCCAATCGCCGACAACCGAACCGAAGAAGGCCGGGGGAAAAACCGGCGGGTTGAGTTGGTAAAGCTGCCATAA
- a CDS encoding tetratricopeptide repeat protein — MLLIASMAALLITGGLVFRYKSMPHGETLGAEATAAVHGDSWLHQYRQIWTTARQGSGPVDTTALSAAAPADPVSQLLMERLIATKTFQTDLKLAAFPPGRLGLKWSQYDPAALEMLAENLGEAIEQAIDAGQLKEAESIAIEVSQSGLLASGTLNPQTEMMLRVANGRAAATVSDPSHDESTKRLVKWVTSMQDQALTEALLDAQTYLAELEIRAGDFSLARERLLPLSKAVLAGKPGQERNLEGARALTMARFAGALLRVGEFQQARKVLEPYTAISTLENNCFPSMDAHLVAAEIAIEEAEFVRAESAFEQVRICLDKHHHPGYFKEARLQNGLGILYTQMGRQEDASAALNKAAEIWAKTLPPEHEWMGSLHNNLGALQRTMGHFDEARVEYDAAAGIWRASLGETHPRLATYYNNIAELGMLSGQLSEVKDALNSALQLRRDAYGDKHPWTAVVVSNMGEYLALVGQPAAALNNHRIALRIREQSLGMDHADTAMSLNNLGAVLFAGQEYRQSLESFTRAVAINRKLYGDGHPQTWLTKLNLAINNMALGDNTAAEMWLKQIADNFDSDAPPSRLQISVLSKLGDVQVALNKLADAQTQYQRVLESVPERDRASLKTPIGAAYQGLSRIYAIEGNTAAARALARKYPWAKP, encoded by the coding sequence GTGCTGCTCATCGCTTCGATGGCCGCTCTTTTGATCACGGGTGGGCTGGTGTTTCGGTACAAATCCATGCCCCACGGTGAAACACTCGGCGCTGAAGCCACCGCTGCAGTCCATGGCGATTCGTGGCTTCACCAATACCGGCAAATATGGACAACCGCGCGCCAAGGGAGTGGCCCTGTGGACACCACTGCCTTGTCGGCGGCGGCACCCGCCGATCCCGTGTCCCAACTTTTGATGGAGCGGTTGATCGCCACCAAAACATTCCAAACCGATCTGAAGCTTGCCGCGTTCCCCCCCGGCCGGTTGGGCCTGAAGTGGTCCCAATACGATCCAGCGGCGCTTGAAATGCTTGCGGAAAATTTGGGTGAAGCCATTGAGCAGGCCATTGATGCGGGTCAATTGAAAGAGGCTGAGTCCATTGCCATCGAAGTATCACAATCGGGCCTGCTCGCCTCAGGGACGCTAAACCCCCAGACCGAAATGATGCTCAGGGTTGCCAACGGCCGCGCCGCAGCCACCGTGAGCGACCCGTCTCACGACGAAAGCACCAAGCGGCTGGTGAAATGGGTGACCTCGATGCAAGACCAGGCGTTGACAGAGGCGCTTCTGGATGCCCAGACATACCTGGCTGAGTTGGAAATCAGGGCGGGTGATTTTTCGCTGGCCCGCGAGCGGCTGCTGCCGTTGAGCAAAGCGGTTCTGGCAGGCAAGCCTGGGCAAGAGCGCAATTTGGAAGGGGCCCGAGCGCTGACGATGGCCCGCTTTGCCGGGGCGCTGTTGCGCGTGGGCGAGTTTCAACAAGCCCGCAAGGTGCTTGAACCCTACACGGCTATTTCCACGCTTGAGAACAACTGCTTCCCGTCGATGGATGCCCATTTGGTCGCGGCAGAGATTGCCATCGAAGAGGCCGAGTTTGTGCGAGCGGAAAGCGCCTTCGAACAAGTCCGGATTTGTCTGGACAAGCATCACCATCCCGGCTACTTCAAAGAAGCCCGCTTGCAAAACGGCTTGGGCATTCTTTACACCCAGATGGGGCGCCAGGAGGACGCCTCTGCCGCCTTGAACAAAGCCGCAGAAATCTGGGCGAAAACCCTGCCTCCCGAGCATGAGTGGATGGGCTCATTGCACAACAACCTGGGGGCACTGCAAAGAACGATGGGCCATTTTGATGAAGCCCGGGTCGAGTACGACGCCGCGGCTGGCATCTGGCGGGCCTCCCTTGGAGAAACCCACCCGCGCCTCGCAACTTACTACAACAACATTGCCGAACTGGGTATGCTGTCCGGGCAATTGAGCGAGGTAAAGGATGCGCTCAACAGCGCCTTGCAATTGCGCCGGGATGCCTATGGGGATAAGCATCCCTGGACCGCTGTGGTGGTGAGCAATATGGGGGAGTATTTGGCGCTGGTGGGGCAACCCGCTGCCGCACTCAACAACCACCGCATTGCACTGCGCATTCGCGAGCAGTCGCTGGGGATGGACCATGCCGACACGGCCATGAGTTTGAACAATCTGGGTGCGGTGCTGTTCGCGGGTCAAGAGTACCGGCAGTCGCTTGAAAGCTTCACACGGGCGGTTGCCATCAATAGAAAACTGTACGGTGACGGACACCCGCAGACGTGGTTGACCAAGCTCAACTTGGCAATCAACAACATGGCACTGGGGGACAACACAGCGGCCGAGATGTGGCTCAAGCAGATTGCAGACAACTTCGACAGCGATGCGCCTCCCTCGCGGCTGCAAATTTCGGTGCTTTCAAAGCTGGGTGATGTCCAGGTGGCATTGAACAAGCTGGCCGATGCCCAGACTCAATACCAACGGGTTCTGGAATCCGTGCCAGAACGCGATCGGGCTTCGCTGAAAACCCCCATTGGCGCAGCCTACCAAGGCCTTTCCCGAATCTATGCGATCGAAGGCAATACGGCCGCCGCCCGTGCGCTGGCCCGTAAGTACCCATGGGCCAAGCCTTGA